In Thermodesulfobacteriota bacterium, a single genomic region encodes these proteins:
- a CDS encoding sigma-70 family RNA polymerase sigma factor, which translates to MRAFYKLTVKLVYGMAYRVISNTHEAEEVALEVFMQVWRNASNYNSELSEPLTWLLMITKRRAIDRKRNISKKMLADETLDENLASTEDSAELIYIAGQKREIVRNALDQLPHKQRRVIELSFYYQMSHGEIAEHMDMPLGSVKSTIRVAMVKLRNIIKKIERKYDHGSKIH; encoded by the coding sequence ATGAGGGCGTTTTATAAACTGACCGTTAAACTGGTGTACGGCATGGCTTACAGGGTGATATCGAACACCCATGAAGCCGAGGAAGTGGCGCTCGAGGTGTTTATGCAGGTCTGGAGGAACGCTTCTAATTACAACTCGGAGCTCAGCGAGCCTCTAACGTGGCTCCTCATGATAACGAAGAGGCGCGCGATAGACAGGAAGAGAAATATTTCAAAAAAAATGCTTGCGGATGAAACATTAGATGAGAACCTGGCGAGCACGGAGGACAGCGCCGAGCTTATATATATTGCCGGACAGAAAAGAGAAATTGTCCGGAACGCTCTTGACCAGCTCCCGCATAAGCAGCGGCGCGTCATCGAGCTGTCGTTTTATTACCAGATGAGCCACGGGGAGATCGCGGAGCACATGGATATGCCGCTCGGATCGGTCAAGAGCACCATAAGGGTTGCAATGGTAAAGCTGAGGAATATAATAAAAAAGATCGAAAGGAAGTACGACCATGGCTCGAAAATACACTAA
- a CDS encoding cupin domain-containing protein codes for MARKYTKDEIRELAASYALGNLSDAEKKEFEELLRNRDGSIEKELKTFEEVVEHLLYDAGSMEGPKGLEERLFSQIRKEKRKNSTDEGFLYVRQNEGEWVEIMKGVMIKNLYRNPEKNYATLLVRMEPGATFPNHVHTDTEECYIIEGDLRMGGQVFGKGDYIRAEAHSTHERISTEKGCFLLIAASEENELLA; via the coding sequence ATGGCTCGAAAATACACTAAGGACGAGATAAGGGAGCTCGCTGCTTCTTACGCCTTGGGGAACCTGAGCGATGCGGAAAAGAAGGAATTCGAGGAGCTGCTGCGCAACAGGGACGGCTCTATAGAGAAAGAGCTCAAGACCTTCGAGGAAGTGGTCGAGCACCTCCTCTACGATGCAGGATCGATGGAAGGACCCAAAGGACTCGAAGAGCGTCTCTTTTCTCAAATCAGGAAGGAGAAACGGAAAAATAGTACGGATGAAGGGTTCTTATACGTACGCCAAAATGAAGGAGAGTGGGTCGAGATCATGAAAGGCGTTATGATCAAGAACCTCTACCGGAACCCGGAGAAGAATTACGCGACCCTTCTCGTCAGGATGGAGCCGGGGGCTACCTTCCCCAACCATGTCCATACCGATACCGAAGAGTGCTATATAATCGAAGGCGACCTCAGGATGGGAGGTCAGGTTTTCGGGAAAGGCGATTATATACGCGCTGAAGCTCACAGTACTCATGAACGCATATCTACAGAGAAGGGGTGCTTCCTGCTGATAGCGGCTTCCGAAGAAAACGAGCTGCTCGCGTAG
- a CDS encoding fasciclin domain-containing protein, translating into MHKVIKKYLMLPAAAVVFSVAGLSAFADTTVMVGGEAMYPTKDIVDNAVNSTDHTTLVAAVKAAGLVETLKGPGPFTVFAPTNDAFENLPDGTVEMLLKPENKDALTKVLTYHVVPGRWTFDALVEEINKGNGKAQLKTVSGGTLTVWMNGPHNILIKDEKGDIADISTYDVIQSNGVIQVIDTVLLPN; encoded by the coding sequence ATGCACAAGGTTATAAAAAAGTATTTAATGCTGCCCGCAGCAGCGGTTGTTTTCTCGGTAGCAGGACTTTCGGCGTTCGCCGATACGACGGTAATGGTCGGCGGAGAGGCTATGTATCCGACAAAGGACATAGTAGATAACGCGGTCAATTCGACCGATCACACGACGCTCGTGGCTGCGGTTAAGGCGGCGGGACTGGTCGAGACGCTCAAGGGGCCGGGCCCGTTCACTGTCTTCGCTCCGACGAACGACGCGTTCGAGAACCTTCCCGACGGAACGGTCGAGATGCTTCTTAAGCCCGAGAACAAGGACGCGCTGACGAAAGTGCTCACGTATCACGTGGTTCCCGGCCGCTGGACTTTCGATGCTCTCGTAGAAGAGATCAATAAAGGCAACGGGAAGGCCCAGCTCAAGACAGTAAGCGGTGGTACGCTGACCGTATGGATGAACGGCCCACACAACATCCTTATAAAGGACGAGAAGGGCGACATCGCGGATATATCGACTTATGATGTAATTCAGTCAAACGGAGTTATCCAGGTAATAGATACCGTTCTACTGCCGAACTAA
- the msrB gene encoding peptide-methionine (R)-S-oxide reductase MsrB — MTTGEALPEGALGLTKDEWKKKLTPQQYYILWERGTEKAFSGALLNNKKKGIYVTAGCKLPVFSSENKYDSGTGWPSFWKPVTEDAVILRPDNDLGFERMEVLSKCGEHLGHVFNDGPKPTGLRYCINSAALEFVEE; from the coding sequence ATAACAACCGGCGAAGCACTCCCCGAAGGAGCTCTTGGTCTCACCAAAGACGAATGGAAGAAAAAACTGACGCCGCAGCAATATTACATATTGTGGGAGAGGGGCACGGAGAAGGCTTTTTCCGGCGCGCTGCTGAACAACAAGAAAAAAGGGATCTATGTTACTGCAGGCTGCAAGCTGCCAGTTTTCAGCTCCGAGAATAAATACGATTCCGGGACCGGATGGCCGAGCTTCTGGAAGCCGGTCACGGAAGACGCCGTGATACTGAGACCCGACAACGACCTCGGGTTCGAGCGTATGGAAGTTTTAAGCAAGTGCGGCGAGCACCTGGGACACGTTTTCAACGACGGTCCTAAGCCCACGGGGCTCAGGTACTGCATCAACTCCGCAGCGCTCGAGTTCGTCGAGGAATGA
- a CDS encoding DUF4331 domain-containing protein — protein MKIPRIFIVRAAFVAALIFSCIYYYPVAEAANHREAPITAIDDEADITDVFAFVSYDPDESDASDKVTMIVNYDPFLEPGNGPNYFPFDSEILYAIRVDNDQDALEDIVFEFRFTTEIRLPNVFTGFVGALDGINAPDNSPPDLDGNPTAGQPVIPPAITALDGPGSEGLSLRQFYTVTMVKGNSRTQLTNATGSPLFAVPTNVGPRTMPDYPSLFAQGIYDLGSGIKVFAGTVDDPFWLDLGATFDSINFRTQGFVVQGVLTDEQDADDSKNYAPDDFSGYNVNAIAIEVPIEMLTSDGEKHPASDPEATIGMWGTSSRPKEKKYRGPGEDPKLSKKFTQIQRMGNPLINELVIGTGFKDKFSMAQPENDAEYSDFFLDPVLARVLNTVYEALYGPDVLPIPDVPRLDLLPLVQYTAPIAPEGTPTGPIADVLRLNTGIPPTPPDKQSRLGFLTLLDDDPANDDPAGFPNGRRVVDDVSDIAARVVAGVLVPEFNTFPHNRIGDGVNVNDKQPYNSSFPYLNLAHNGRNSRHIDPGERGCKGTDTGRCPVD, from the coding sequence ATGAAGATTCCAAGAATATTTATCGTTCGTGCTGCTTTTGTAGCAGCATTGATTTTTTCTTGTATCTATTATTATCCGGTTGCAGAGGCGGCCAACCACAGGGAGGCACCCATCACGGCGATCGACGACGAAGCGGACATCACAGACGTTTTCGCTTTCGTCAGCTACGATCCCGACGAATCTGACGCCTCAGACAAGGTTACAATGATCGTTAACTACGACCCTTTTCTGGAGCCGGGAAACGGCCCTAATTATTTTCCGTTCGACTCCGAGATTCTCTACGCGATCAGGGTCGATAACGATCAGGACGCTCTCGAGGACATAGTTTTCGAGTTCCGTTTCACGACCGAAATAAGGCTTCCGAACGTGTTCACGGGTTTCGTGGGCGCCCTCGACGGGATCAATGCTCCAGACAATTCGCCGCCTGACCTGGACGGCAACCCGACAGCCGGGCAGCCAGTTATACCGCCTGCGATCACCGCTCTCGACGGACCCGGTTCGGAAGGATTGAGCCTGAGACAGTTCTACACCGTAACGATGGTAAAGGGCAATAGCCGGACGCAGCTTACGAACGCGACAGGGAGCCCGCTCTTCGCCGTACCCACGAACGTCGGTCCGAGGACCATGCCCGACTATCCTTCGCTTTTCGCGCAGGGGATATACGACCTCGGCAGCGGAATCAAGGTTTTCGCAGGCACCGTCGACGACCCGTTCTGGCTCGATCTCGGCGCCACGTTCGACTCGATAAACTTCAGGACCCAGGGCTTCGTCGTACAGGGAGTGCTCACCGATGAGCAGGACGCGGACGATTCAAAAAACTATGCCCCGGATGATTTCTCGGGTTATAACGTAAATGCAATAGCGATCGAGGTGCCGATAGAGATGCTCACGAGCGACGGCGAAAAACACCCGGCCTCTGACCCGGAAGCGACGATCGGGATGTGGGGGACGAGCTCCAGGCCGAAGGAGAAAAAATACAGGGGCCCCGGAGAAGACCCGAAGCTGTCTAAAAAATTCACACAGATACAGAGAATGGGCAACCCGCTGATAAACGAGCTCGTTATAGGTACCGGCTTCAAGGATAAATTCAGCATGGCTCAGCCCGAGAACGACGCCGAGTACTCCGATTTCTTCCTAGACCCGGTGCTCGCGAGAGTGCTCAACACCGTATATGAAGCCCTCTACGGCCCTGACGTTCTCCCAATACCGGATGTCCCGAGATTGGACCTGCTGCCTCTGGTACAATACACGGCTCCTATAGCACCGGAGGGTACTCCGACGGGGCCTATAGCGGATGTGCTGAGACTGAACACGGGCATCCCTCCCACGCCGCCCGATAAGCAGAGCAGGCTCGGATTCCTGACGCTCCTCGACGACGACCCGGCAAACGACGACCCTGCGGGTTTTCCGAACGGACGCCGCGTCGTTGACGATGTAAGCGATATCGCGGCCCGCGTCGTGGCCGGTGTGCTGGTTCCCGAGTTCAATACATTCCCGCACAACAGGATAGGGGACGGCGTTAACGTGAACGATAAGCAGCCGTACAACTCCTCGTTCCCGTATCTAAACCTCGCGCACAACGGACGCAACAGCCGTCACATCGATCCCGGCGAGAGGGGATGCAAGGGTACGGATACAGGCCGCTGTCCGGTGGATTAA
- a CDS encoding tetratricopeptide repeat protein → MRTLGMLVPALFLAILFAALTTLAHEDGHHHDDGDHQNETGKETGESPADILIELYRSKIKEDPGDYYNYTKLGASYIQKGREAGGIKPYLQAREALMKSLELYPDGYAAYIYLGQVSSYTHDFRKTIEYAKKAIELKPEKSVSYGVLGDAYMELGMYEEAAKAYETASIISPGFYSWSRIAQMKDLTGDTEVAIEIMKDAIDLALRDNLPGENRAWANVMLGSFYHKTGDLEKAEKSYQEALRSFKDHYLALEHLAEVQAARGSYREAARLYERALQINPKPHFYIELGKIYEKLGRPEKSEKLYREAEERYKDYAESGIRGHSRELVLFYTDRNINLDKALELARRDSEGTADIYACDTLAWAYYKAGDLDKAMEAMNKALRLGTRDALLYYHAGMIHYKIGNREEAKRYFDLVLETNPNFDKDAVSEVRYALRELDKSSS, encoded by the coding sequence ATGAGAACACTCGGCATGCTAGTTCCCGCACTATTTCTTGCAATCCTGTTCGCGGCCTTAACTACGCTGGCGCACGAAGACGGACATCATCATGACGATGGAGACCATCAGAATGAAACCGGCAAGGAAACCGGGGAGAGCCCCGCAGACATTCTCATCGAGCTATATCGATCCAAGATAAAGGAAGATCCGGGCGACTATTACAACTATACGAAGCTCGGAGCGAGCTACATACAAAAGGGGCGAGAAGCAGGCGGAATAAAGCCTTACCTTCAGGCCCGTGAAGCGCTTATGAAGTCTCTCGAGCTTTATCCTGACGGATACGCGGCATACATATATTTAGGTCAGGTGAGCTCTTATACACATGATTTTCGGAAAACGATCGAATACGCCAAGAAAGCAATAGAGCTGAAACCGGAAAAAAGCGTCTCGTACGGCGTCCTCGGCGACGCTTATATGGAGCTCGGCATGTATGAAGAAGCGGCGAAGGCCTATGAAACAGCGTCTATAATATCGCCCGGCTTTTATTCATGGAGCCGCATCGCCCAGATGAAAGACCTCACGGGGGATACTGAGGTCGCTATAGAGATAATGAAGGACGCGATCGATCTCGCCTTGAGAGATAACCTTCCCGGAGAAAACAGAGCCTGGGCAAACGTGATGCTCGGTTCTTTTTATCATAAGACTGGAGACCTCGAAAAAGCTGAAAAATCATACCAGGAAGCACTCCGATCATTCAAAGATCACTACCTCGCACTAGAGCATCTGGCCGAGGTACAAGCAGCCAGAGGGAGCTATCGGGAAGCGGCCCGTCTATACGAAAGGGCTCTGCAAATAAACCCGAAACCCCATTTTTATATCGAGCTCGGCAAGATATACGAGAAACTCGGAAGACCCGAAAAGTCCGAGAAACTATACAGGGAAGCGGAAGAGAGATATAAAGATTATGCCGAGAGCGGGATAAGGGGACACTCCAGGGAGCTCGTACTTTTTTATACCGACAGGAATATCAATTTGGATAAAGCCCTTGAACTGGCCCGACGGGACTCAGAGGGGACTGCGGACATATACGCCTGCGACACCCTTGCCTGGGCTTATTATAAAGCCGGGGACCTCGATAAGGCGATGGAGGCAATGAACAAGGCGCTAAGGCTCGGCACAAGGGATGCCCTACTCTATTATCATGCAGGCATGATTCACTACAAGATTGGTAACAGAGAAGAGGCCAAAAGGTATTTCGACCTCGTGCTAGAAACGAATCCGAATTTCGACAAGGACGCCGTAAGCGAAGTCAGATACGCGCTCCGCGAGCTTGACAAATCGAGCTCCTGA
- a CDS encoding dynamin family protein yields the protein MRILDEKYTKIILEEKLLLQSLLAEIKELSDAELEARLRSAAESLDNLFSLVFIGEFSTGKSSVINALLGEDILPKGITPTTDEITVMKYGDRMEESVENGCRVISVPQERLKGLFIVDTPGTNVTISQHERLTQEYIPKADIVFFTIGAERAVTGSEAKLIKFIKESWLKNIVFLLNKIDIAADAEELGTLIKHTRDELERSFGIKPHLIPVSAKLAREGKAASDEALYARSGFNELEQYIFDTLSEEERIRMKIRAASEFAVSLCAETEKALDGHIDRISEDMLRLGEFERKLDAMKDEIMENSAQFTERIRSRLLEFKTRGIEYIDELIRFANIFKLMSKQKIAKEFEYRVSRQTVSELEKDLDAMVMWTEKSARTLLDSTIEFYNKSMKADSSNVTTGFIYDRTRLVDTVRSELETKRRAIDPAALGGNLVDSARGAVASVLGVQVGSLAVGAAVVSAFSSLLVDITGILATVAVMATAFAILPKKRRDAMKEFSCKVDALIEEMVSGVSSQLERDLSGIKIQVNDSLSPLRNFYKMEKQKLSESRVRVSELKSRFGELRERAV from the coding sequence ATGCGGATACTGGACGAAAAGTACACGAAAATTATACTCGAAGAGAAGCTCCTCCTGCAGTCGCTCCTGGCCGAGATAAAAGAGCTTTCTGACGCCGAACTTGAAGCTAGGCTCAGATCTGCGGCTGAAAGCCTCGACAACCTGTTCTCCCTGGTCTTTATAGGCGAATTCAGCACGGGCAAATCATCGGTGATAAACGCACTGCTTGGGGAGGACATACTCCCCAAAGGCATTACTCCCACGACCGACGAGATAACGGTCATGAAATATGGCGACCGTATGGAGGAAAGCGTAGAAAACGGGTGCCGGGTCATTTCGGTTCCCCAGGAAAGGCTGAAGGGGCTTTTTATAGTGGACACGCCGGGCACGAACGTCACCATTTCGCAGCACGAGCGGCTCACTCAGGAATACATACCCAAGGCCGACATAGTGTTTTTTACCATAGGGGCGGAGCGCGCTGTCACCGGAAGCGAGGCGAAGCTCATCAAGTTCATTAAAGAGAGCTGGCTCAAGAATATCGTTTTCCTCCTTAATAAAATCGATATCGCTGCTGACGCAGAAGAGCTCGGGACCTTGATAAAGCACACCCGGGACGAGCTCGAGCGCTCGTTCGGCATAAAGCCGCACCTTATACCCGTTTCCGCCAAGCTCGCACGGGAGGGGAAGGCCGCGTCGGACGAAGCGTTATATGCACGAAGCGGTTTCAATGAGCTCGAGCAATATATATTCGATACACTTAGTGAGGAAGAACGTATCAGGATGAAGATAAGGGCGGCGTCGGAATTCGCCGTCAGTCTGTGCGCGGAAACGGAAAAGGCGCTCGACGGACATATAGACAGGATATCCGAAGATATGCTGAGGCTCGGGGAGTTCGAGAGGAAGCTCGACGCAATGAAGGACGAGATAATGGAGAACTCGGCTCAATTCACGGAGAGGATAAGGAGCAGGCTCCTCGAATTCAAGACCAGGGGAATAGAGTATATAGACGAGCTGATAAGGTTCGCCAACATCTTCAAGCTGATGAGCAAACAGAAGATTGCGAAGGAGTTCGAGTACCGGGTCTCACGCCAGACCGTGTCCGAGCTCGAAAAGGACCTGGACGCGATGGTGATGTGGACGGAAAAGTCGGCCCGGACGCTCCTCGACAGCACGATCGAGTTCTATAACAAGTCGATGAAGGCCGATAGCTCGAATGTCACGACGGGTTTTATTTACGACAGGACGAGGCTCGTTGATACCGTGAGGAGCGAGCTCGAAACGAAGCGGAGGGCGATAGACCCGGCCGCACTCGGAGGCAATCTCGTCGACTCGGCGAGAGGCGCCGTGGCTTCCGTGCTGGGCGTTCAGGTAGGATCGCTCGCGGTCGGAGCCGCAGTCGTCTCGGCTTTTTCGTCTCTCCTCGTCGATATCACCGGCATTCTGGCGACTGTCGCGGTGATGGCTACGGCTTTCGCTATACTTCCGAAGAAGAGGAGGGACGCCATGAAGGAGTTCAGCTGTAAGGTGGACGCGCTCATCGAAGAGATGGTCTCGGGTGTGAGCTCGCAGCTCGAGAGAGATTTGAGCGGGATTAAAATCCAGGTGAACGACTCACTCTCGCCTCTCAGGAATTTCTACAAGATGGAGAAGCAAAAATTATCCGAATCCAGGGTCAGGGTGAGTGAGCTCAAGTCCAGATTCGGTGAATTGAGGGAGAGAGCGGTGTAA